One part of the Mariniblastus fucicola genome encodes these proteins:
- a CDS encoding RecQ family ATP-dependent DNA helicase, with product MPDTQALNYGSKLSLYPIHGPTHMPNSQTNPTDVLEEYFGFSEFKFGQQDVISRLLDGKSTLAVFPTGGGKSLCYQLPALMLDHLTIVVSPLIALMKDQIDQLHSKGICAIRLDSSLTLEEYRDSIAKIRSGEAKILYVAPERFFNERFRGSLGGTKVSLFAIDEAHCISQWGHNFRPDYLKMKGIAEKLSAERVLCLTATAAPPVQDDIRNTFNIAEEDAVCTPFFRPNLHIRSQVVTAEQRDSLLIEKLQNSEPGATIIYVTLQKTAESVANLCQSAGLNARAYHAGMDAETRSEIQEWFMQGESHIVVATIAFGMGIDKANIRYVYHYNPPKSIESYAQEIGRAGRDGNVSRCETILVPEDRITLENFVYGDTPTLPSIQTFVDEIAKQPDEFFISPTKLSNYCDIRSIVTQTLMTYLELDGYLASTSPRYDSYKFKPNVSGAELIGKFQGERQEFVRGLLSCSKKQRIWFTIDIGEAMKRLNCDRQRVIKALDFFAENDWIELKASGLVRGYRTLRSFDSNQSIAESFYEKVTSRETNEIDRTQKWFDLAAAKACQPGILSVHFGQPLSEPCGECSFCIGDGPFEIPEPSAAKIDESTLQTVRNLALEHPDALNTPRAIARFLCGIRSPALTRAKLSRHQSFGCCEEIPFGLIIQQVDSHFAAKQ from the coding sequence ATGCCAGATACTCAGGCCTTGAACTACGGTTCGAAGCTCTCGCTTTATCCAATCCATGGACCAACCCACATGCCGAACTCGCAAACAAACCCTACCGACGTGCTTGAGGAGTATTTCGGGTTTTCGGAATTCAAGTTCGGCCAACAGGATGTCATCTCTCGACTGCTCGATGGCAAATCGACGCTGGCTGTTTTTCCGACCGGCGGTGGAAAGTCGCTTTGCTACCAATTGCCGGCTCTGATGCTCGACCACCTGACGATTGTCGTGTCGCCACTGATCGCGTTGATGAAGGATCAAATCGACCAGTTGCATTCCAAAGGTATCTGCGCCATTCGGCTGGACTCAAGTTTGACGCTTGAAGAGTATCGTGACAGCATCGCGAAAATTCGCAGCGGCGAGGCAAAGATTCTGTACGTTGCTCCGGAACGTTTTTTCAATGAGCGATTTCGCGGTTCGCTCGGAGGGACCAAAGTCTCTCTGTTCGCGATTGATGAAGCGCATTGCATCAGTCAGTGGGGACATAACTTCCGCCCGGACTACCTGAAAATGAAGGGCATCGCGGAAAAACTGTCGGCTGAGCGTGTGCTCTGCCTGACGGCTACCGCGGCGCCGCCCGTACAGGACGACATTCGCAACACGTTTAATATCGCCGAAGAAGACGCGGTCTGCACGCCATTCTTCCGACCGAATCTGCACATACGATCGCAAGTGGTAACCGCGGAACAGAGAGATTCGTTGCTGATCGAAAAGCTGCAGAACTCAGAACCGGGCGCGACAATCATCTATGTTACGTTGCAGAAAACTGCCGAGTCGGTTGCGAATCTCTGTCAGTCGGCCGGCCTCAACGCCAGAGCCTATCATGCCGGAATGGATGCGGAGACGCGCAGCGAAATTCAGGAATGGTTCATGCAAGGCGAGAGCCACATCGTGGTCGCGACGATCGCGTTCGGGATGGGAATCGACAAAGCGAACATTCGCTATGTCTACCACTACAATCCGCCAAAATCGATCGAGAGTTACGCCCAGGAAATCGGACGCGCCGGCCGTGACGGAAACGTGTCTCGCTGCGAAACAATTTTGGTTCCAGAAGACAGAATTACGCTGGAGAATTTTGTTTACGGTGACACGCCAACGCTGCCATCGATCCAGACGTTCGTCGACGAAATCGCAAAACAGCCCGATGAGTTTTTCATCAGCCCAACCAAGCTGAGCAATTACTGCGACATCCGATCGATAGTGACTCAAACGTTGATGACCTATCTGGAGCTGGACGGTTATCTGGCATCGACGTCCCCGCGGTATGACAGCTACAAGTTCAAGCCGAACGTTTCAGGTGCAGAGCTGATTGGAAAATTCCAGGGCGAACGTCAGGAGTTCGTGCGAGGGCTGTTGTCTTGCAGCAAGAAACAGAGGATCTGGTTCACGATCGATATTGGCGAAGCGATGAAAAGACTGAATTGCGATCGCCAACGCGTCATCAAAGCTCTCGATTTCTTTGCAGAAAACGATTGGATCGAACTGAAAGCCAGCGGGCTGGTTCGCGGATATCGAACGCTAAGAAGTTTCGATTCGAACCAGTCGATTGCCGAATCGTTCTACGAAAAGGTGACCTCGCGCGAAACCAACGAAATCGATCGGACTCAGAAATGGTTTGATCTTGCGGCCGCGAAAGCATGTCAGCCCGGGATTCTTTCAGTTCATTTTGGCCAACCGCTGAGCGAGCCCTGTGGTGAGTGTTCATTCTGTATCGGGGACGGGCCGTTCGAAATTCCTGAGCCATCCGCGGCGAAGATTGACGAATCGACTTTGCAGACGGTGCGAAACTTGGCCTTGGAACATCCTGATGCACTGAACACACCGCGTGCGATCGCCCGATTCCTGTGTGGCATCAGATCGCCCGCACTGACGCGCGCAAAACTATCCCGACACCAGTCTTTCGGCTGCTGCGAAGAAATCCCTTTCGGCTTGATCATCCAACAAGTCGACTCTCATTTTGCGGCAAAACAGTGA
- a CDS encoding tRNA (adenine(22)-N(1))-methyltransferase — MSGKLDDRLVAVADRIRSGTHADIGSDHASLLVELLVSGRIQHGIAIENKQLPFENSLRALRGLAADVRLGDGLHALQRGEAYSLSICGLGAESIRDILLACPDRIPDLVVLQIFHRPEIIRRWAVENGFHLTQETTTAGKRHYTILSFRRSHGPENSDPAYDNVDRETALLFGPFVLKREDRQFDLHLQCEEAWWRKFDQLSAETAQRLKLLRSVMADRQVAPLPDRNQS; from the coding sequence GTGAGCGGCAAACTTGACGATCGATTAGTTGCTGTTGCTGATCGAATTCGATCTGGCACGCATGCCGATATCGGCTCCGATCACGCCAGCCTGCTTGTCGAACTGCTCGTCAGCGGAAGAATCCAGCATGGAATCGCGATCGAGAACAAGCAGCTGCCGTTTGAGAATTCGCTTCGAGCACTGAGAGGTTTGGCTGCCGACGTACGGCTGGGCGACGGGTTGCACGCGCTGCAACGCGGCGAAGCCTACAGCCTCAGCATCTGTGGACTTGGTGCCGAGAGCATCCGTGACATTCTGTTGGCCTGTCCCGACCGGATTCCGGATCTGGTGGTGCTGCAAATATTTCATCGACCGGAAATCATTCGTCGTTGGGCCGTGGAAAACGGCTTTCATCTGACCCAAGAAACCACGACGGCCGGAAAACGCCACTACACAATTCTGTCATTTCGCCGTAGTCATGGTCCTGAGAACAGCGACCCGGCCTATGACAATGTTGATCGTGAAACGGCGTTGCTGTTTGGCCCTTTCGTTTTGAAGCGCGAAGACCGACAATTTGATTTGCACTTGCAGTGCGAAGAAGCCTGGTGGCGAAAGTTCGATCAGCTTTCGGCCGAAACCGCTCAACGTCTGAAGTTGCTTCGTAGCGTCATGGCGGATCGCCAGGTCGCTCCCCTACCCGATCGGAATCAGTCGTGA
- a CDS encoding methyltransferase produces the protein MNSVANCRFKFFPQLNDLEQTQWLGSRQKFHAVLAEEYFGTDSLQDKFLQAIAAERLLPIKEVLESFEFFTRIRKSTRQSTVADLCCGHGLLGILFAMFERDVERVILIDQNEPESRQKLIAAASRVAPWIEAKLQNHSAKIGIDGSWIETGMAVVSAHACGVLSDLCIDIAIKSGGPIAILPCCYPKSACSAPLSLQTQFGMETAFDIDRTYRLEAAGYRIRWGSIPEEITPMNRIIYGRTP, from the coding sequence GTGAACTCAGTCGCCAATTGTCGCTTCAAATTCTTTCCTCAGCTAAACGATCTGGAACAAACCCAATGGCTTGGCTCGCGACAAAAGTTTCACGCCGTGCTGGCCGAAGAATATTTCGGCACGGACAGCCTGCAAGACAAGTTTCTGCAAGCCATCGCAGCCGAACGGCTGTTGCCGATCAAGGAAGTGCTGGAGTCGTTCGAGTTCTTCACCCGAATCCGAAAGTCGACTCGCCAGAGCACGGTTGCCGATCTGTGTTGCGGTCATGGATTGCTGGGGATTCTGTTTGCGATGTTCGAACGCGATGTCGAAAGGGTAATCCTGATCGATCAGAACGAACCAGAAAGCCGACAGAAACTGATTGCGGCCGCGAGCCGTGTTGCACCGTGGATCGAAGCCAAACTTCAAAATCACAGCGCAAAAATTGGCATCGACGGCAGCTGGATCGAGACTGGAATGGCGGTTGTGAGTGCTCACGCTTGCGGCGTGCTTTCGGATCTGTGCATCGACATCGCGATCAAATCGGGAGGACCGATTGCGATTCTTCCTTGCTGCTATCCCAAGTCCGCCTGTTCAGCGCCGCTGTCGTTGCAAACGCAGTTCGGAATGGAAACGGCCTTCGACATCGATCGCACCTATCGCCTGGAAGCCGCTGGTTATCGAATTCGCTGGGGATCGATTCCTGAAGAGATCACGCCGATGAACCGAATTATCTATGGGCGCACTCCATGA
- a CDS encoding CHAT domain-containing protein, which yields MKKFKLIIVAVAMFICCSQSQAFAWQAGLGQRMDAAIKMMRDAGNNQPEAIIAMLNAGAQGYFTSGDLDKAIARIDEAIALARKENRHAEFMTSMDIAARILARKDDESAYRFLTSQLRASGDKIEFKKQVLKAIKIHLMKTGNVPLKAISDFEMLQIVHKDNPGSEEEYEALMSFGSAAVQNKIFDLGGEAIREAKGIASKLERNDLLMRADAILGMSLLGIDSNEAAETLLSKTIELQGEGTEMLRPMVAHSLAQSQIKQGKWKEATRTIDKATGENVDSMVKLNLDQLRVPVSMLQADAGDKSERAAALKAIIDSQTELVAEKEKTLLTNGMDKKTVSGILINDRLTLASFLVTLNQLDEANKVLDEIDRAIVSQQAQYKDLARTGIITGEMSQRLLSDQISESGEYRQQILIKQKRYREALVLAENTRGRSQVEMLREKLGVAAEDETKALSFDDMAAIAKEQKTTLVMYSIAHLFDRQTRAWLPKNHSASRPHAIFAWVIQPNGDANFVSVPLRGSLDKLVALSRSEILARPKKPAEPKKAEEKSDETKQKARDASDEESVAKSDQPVGNKFKATQILTTLLIDPIEKWLPKDPGARVTFMPQGSLYLVPFAALPDKDGEPLLVKHTISYAPSIEMMRLAKQQQREVASAGSKEILIVGNPNMPSYQSRPDKPPKALTPLKGAEAEAKYLGDLLGVKPMIGEDATEVAVAEKMKSARFIHLATHGLLESENGFTQGYLSAVALGPSEGEDGFLTVRETMRMDLKAELVVLSACDTGRGVITGDGVIGLSQGYVSAGVPTIVVSLWPVSDQATAVLMSYFYQAMLKGADKATALRLAMLKTREKFPAPRLWAPFSLSGVAQ from the coding sequence ATGAAAAAATTCAAGCTGATCATCGTTGCCGTGGCCATGTTCATTTGCTGCAGTCAATCGCAAGCCTTTGCCTGGCAAGCCGGACTTGGGCAGCGAATGGATGCTGCCATCAAGATGATGCGTGACGCCGGCAATAACCAGCCCGAAGCGATCATCGCGATGCTCAACGCGGGAGCTCAAGGGTATTTCACGTCCGGCGATCTCGACAAAGCCATCGCCAGGATCGACGAAGCAATTGCGCTGGCTCGCAAAGAAAACCGACACGCGGAATTCATGACTTCGATGGACATCGCTGCCAGAATCCTCGCCAGGAAAGATGATGAATCGGCGTATCGTTTCCTTACCAGCCAACTGCGTGCTTCGGGAGACAAAATCGAGTTCAAGAAACAGGTGCTCAAGGCGATCAAGATCCACCTGATGAAAACCGGCAACGTGCCGCTCAAGGCGATCAGCGATTTTGAGATGTTGCAGATTGTTCACAAAGACAATCCGGGTTCCGAAGAAGAGTACGAAGCCTTGATGTCGTTCGGCAGTGCGGCTGTTCAAAACAAAATCTTCGACCTTGGGGGAGAGGCAATTCGCGAGGCGAAAGGCATTGCTTCGAAGCTTGAACGAAACGACCTGTTGATGCGAGCGGACGCGATTTTGGGCATGTCGCTATTGGGAATCGATAGCAACGAAGCAGCAGAGACGCTACTTTCGAAGACCATTGAACTTCAAGGCGAAGGCACGGAGATGCTCCGTCCGATGGTTGCTCATTCGTTGGCTCAATCGCAAATTAAACAGGGGAAATGGAAGGAAGCGACACGAACGATCGATAAAGCAACGGGCGAGAACGTCGACTCGATGGTCAAACTGAATCTTGATCAGCTTCGGGTTCCCGTTTCGATGTTGCAGGCTGATGCCGGCGACAAATCCGAGCGGGCTGCCGCGCTTAAAGCGATCATCGATAGCCAGACGGAACTGGTTGCAGAAAAAGAGAAGACGTTGTTGACCAACGGAATGGACAAGAAAACCGTTTCGGGAATTCTGATCAATGACCGGCTGACACTAGCCAGTTTTCTCGTCACGTTGAACCAGCTTGATGAAGCCAACAAAGTCCTGGACGAAATCGATCGGGCTATCGTCAGCCAACAGGCTCAATACAAAGATCTGGCCCGAACCGGAATCATCACCGGCGAAATGAGTCAGCGTTTGCTCAGTGATCAAATTTCCGAATCGGGAGAGTACCGTCAGCAGATTTTGATCAAGCAAAAACGCTATCGTGAAGCGTTGGTGCTCGCGGAGAACACGCGCGGCCGATCACAGGTTGAAATGCTTCGTGAGAAACTTGGCGTCGCCGCAGAGGACGAAACGAAAGCCTTGTCGTTCGACGATATGGCTGCGATCGCGAAGGAGCAAAAGACGACTCTGGTGATGTACTCGATTGCTCACCTTTTCGATCGGCAGACACGAGCATGGCTGCCAAAGAATCATTCTGCTTCGCGACCCCACGCGATTTTCGCATGGGTGATCCAACCCAACGGCGATGCCAATTTCGTCTCCGTTCCGCTGCGTGGATCATTGGACAAACTGGTCGCTCTTTCTCGCAGCGAAATTCTTGCCCGTCCGAAAAAGCCTGCTGAACCGAAGAAAGCTGAGGAAAAGTCAGATGAAACGAAACAGAAAGCTCGTGATGCGTCGGACGAAGAATCCGTGGCTAAATCGGATCAGCCTGTCGGGAACAAATTCAAAGCCACGCAAATCCTGACCACTCTACTGATCGATCCGATTGAAAAGTGGCTTCCGAAAGATCCAGGTGCTCGCGTGACGTTCATGCCACAGGGCTCGCTATATCTGGTTCCGTTCGCAGCTCTGCCGGACAAAGATGGCGAACCGTTGCTGGTGAAACATACGATTTCTTACGCACCGTCAATCGAGATGATGCGCTTGGCAAAACAACAACAGCGGGAAGTCGCGTCTGCGGGATCGAAAGAAATTCTGATCGTCGGCAACCCCAACATGCCGTCGTATCAATCGCGTCCGGACAAGCCACCGAAAGCATTGACGCCGCTCAAGGGTGCCGAGGCCGAAGCCAAATATCTTGGCGATTTGTTGGGCGTGAAGCCGATGATTGGCGAAGATGCGACCGAAGTCGCCGTGGCCGAAAAGATGAAGTCGGCTCGTTTTATTCACCTTGCCACACACGGTTTGCTCGAATCGGAAAACGGATTTACGCAAGGTTACCTTTCCGCTGTCGCACTTGGTCCGTCGGAAGGCGAAGATGGCTTTCTCACTGTCCGCGAAACGATGCGGATGGATTTGAAAGCAGAGCTGGTTGTGCTGAGTGCTTGCGATACGGGACGCGGAGTCATTACTGGCGATGGCGTCATCGGATTGTCGCAAGGTTACGTTTCTGCCGGGGTCCCGACGATCGTCGTTTCGCTGTGGCCGGTCAGCGATCAGGCGACGGCGGTGCTGATGTCGTATTTTTACCAGGCGATGCTTAAAGGTGCCGACAAAGCGACCGCGCTACGACTGGCGATGTTGAAGACGCGTGAGAAGTTCCCTGCACCCCGGCTATGGGCACCGTTTTCGCTTAGCGGCGTCGCCCAATAG
- a CDS encoding tRNA1(Val) (adenine(37)-N6)-methyltransferase: MSKTPFRFQQFSIRHERAAMKVGTDAVLLGAWTPLRGAARILDVGTGCGIVAMMLAQRTLATRANISAIEIDLPAAEEALENFRDCPWPERLPRDLPEVHCSLQQLTDAIDTNFSGFDIVVCNPPFFDPSWPSPANARRVARQKGSLSVESLVRETRSLLSDSGRLCLVLPFEQSGPTVELSLAAGLSLWSQVDVRPTPDSPPKRVLLEFGRQRSPQAIAKSELVLETTRHQHSDEFAALAKDFHLRYAAQD, encoded by the coding sequence TTGTCCAAGACTCCCTTTCGTTTTCAACAGTTTTCCATTCGCCACGAACGTGCGGCGATGAAAGTTGGTACCGACGCCGTTTTGCTGGGAGCGTGGACTCCGTTGCGTGGGGCGGCGCGGATTCTTGACGTGGGAACCGGATGTGGCATCGTCGCGATGATGCTGGCTCAGCGAACGTTGGCAACGCGAGCCAATATATCTGCTATCGAAATCGATTTGCCGGCTGCTGAAGAAGCGTTGGAGAACTTTCGCGATTGTCCGTGGCCGGAACGATTGCCGCGAGATCTCCCGGAAGTCCACTGTTCCTTGCAGCAACTTACAGACGCGATCGACACCAATTTTTCGGGCTTTGACATCGTGGTTTGCAATCCGCCGTTTTTCGACCCGTCATGGCCATCGCCAGCAAACGCCCGTCGTGTCGCCAGGCAAAAGGGATCGCTTTCAGTGGAGTCGCTTGTTCGCGAAACGCGTTCGTTGCTGTCGGATTCGGGAAGGTTGTGCCTGGTGTTGCCATTTGAGCAATCCGGTCCGACAGTCGAATTGTCGCTTGCGGCGGGACTGAGCTTGTGGAGCCAGGTTGACGTGCGGCCAACACCGGACTCGCCGCCCAAACGCGTGCTGCTGGAGTTCGGCAGGCAACGGAGTCCGCAGGCGATCGCGAAGTCGGAGCTTGTGCTTGAAACGACGCGTCATCAGCACTCCGACGAATTCGCCGCGCTGGCGAAAGACTTCCATCTGAGATATGCAGCACAGGATTAA